Proteins from a single region of Procambarus clarkii isolate CNS0578487 chromosome 32, FALCON_Pclarkii_2.0, whole genome shotgun sequence:
- the LOC138370427 gene encoding mucin-22-like produces the protein MDAVAIAVVIATITVALKVSYLEVVGLQLEGYSGELKQINVASSMINLDWSKAFDRVDVQFVLAILDRVGVAQEFIDWIRILYKQCRSSVCINGVLSEPFSIERSVRQGFPLSMIVYVIFQEPLYLAIKINDFIVPPRLPNAMTLPVVGYADDTTIFVSTEDSVVNVQDELDNFERATGAVLNKNKTCMMGLGSEKSKKKSTAGIGRTIFSTADIGRTISSTADTSRTISSTADIGRTISSTADTGRTISSTTDTGRTISSTADIGRTIFSTADIGRTISSTADIGRTISSTADIGRTISSTADTGRTISSTADTGRTIYSTADIGRTISSTADTGRTISSTADIGRTISSTADTGRTISSTADTGRTIPSTADTGRTISSTADIGRTNSSTADIGRTISSTAGIGRTISSTAGIGLPDFF, from the exons ATGGATGCCGTAGCAATTGCTGTTGTTATTGCAACTATCACCGTGGCACTGAAGGTGTCTTATCTCGAGGTAGTAGGGCTGCAACTTGAAGGTTACTCAGGAGAGCTCAAACAA aTTAATGTTGcttcctccatgataaacctcgactggtcgaaagcctttgaccgtgttgatgttcagtttgtattagcAATATTGGATAGGGTAGGAGTGGCCCAAGAATTTATTGACTGGATCCGTATACTTTATAAACAGTGTCGGAGCAGCGTCTGTATCAATGGAGTCTTAAGTGAACCTTTTTCAATTGAACGATCGGTACGTCAGGGATTTCCCCTTTCAATGATTgtgtatgttatatttcaagagccactgtacttAGCAATTAAAATcaatgactttattgttccacctcgtcttcctaatgctatgacacttcctgttgttggttatgcagacgatacaactatttttgtgtcaacagaagactcggtggtgaatgttcaggatgagttagacaactttgaGAGGGCAACAGGTGCTGTCcttaacaagaacaaaacgtgtatgatggggcttggca gtgaaaaaagtaaaaaaaaaagtaccGCTGGCATTGGTCGTACCATCTTCAGTACTGCTGACATTGGTCGTACCATCTCCAGTACCGCTGACACTAGTCGTACCATCTCCAGTACTGCTGACATTGGTCGTACCATCTCCAGTACCGCTGACACTGGTCGTACCATCTCCAGTACCACTGACACTGGTCGTACCATCTCCAGTACTGCTGACATTGGTCGTACCATCTTCAGTACTGCTGACATTGGTCGTACCATCTCCAGTACCGCTGACATTGGTCGTACCATCTCCAGTACCGCTGACATTGGTCGTACCATCTCCAGTACCGCTGACACTGGTCGTACCATCTCCAGTACCGCTGACACTGGTCGTACCATCTACAGTACGGCTGACATTGGTCGTACCATCTCCAGTACCGCTGACACTGGTCGTACCATCTCCAGTACCGCTGACATTGGTCGTACCATTTCCAGTACCGCTGACACTGGTCGTACTATCTCCAGTACCGCTGACACTGGTCGTACCATCCCCAGTACCGCTGACACTGGTCGTACCATCTCCAGTACCGCTGACATTGGTCGTACCAACTCCAGTACCGCTGACATTGGTCGTACCATCTCCAGTACCGCTGGCATTGGTCGTACCATCTCCAGTACCGCTGGGATTGGTC TTCCTGACTTCTTTTGA